From a single Penaeus vannamei isolate JL-2024 chromosome 25, ASM4276789v1, whole genome shotgun sequence genomic region:
- the LOC113805168 gene encoding E3 ubiquitin-protein ligase RNF185 isoform X1, with product MATAGPGSDSRSESSNNASGGSDKGGEDSTDTSNFECNICLDTAKDAVISMCGHLFCWPCLHQWLETRPNNQTCPVCKAAISREKVIPLYGRGSGNQQDPRDKLPPRPPGQRTEPEPQNGYMPGFGFGGGGEFQFHFGIGAFPFGIFTTFTNWGGGAVPPAPGTQQYQEERFLSQVLMAMALLFLFWLILV from the exons ATGGCAACAGCTGGGCCTGGAAGTGACAGCCGAAGTGAGAGCAGCAACAATGCCTCAGGTGGATCAGACAAAGGTGGAGAAGATTCGACAGACACTTCCAATTTTGAGTGTAACATTTGCCTTGACACAGCAAAGGATGCCGTAATTTCCATGTGTGGCCATCTCTTCTG CTGGCCATGTTTACACCAGTGGCTTGAGACCAGGCCAAACAACCAAACATGTCCAGTTTGCAAGGCGGCAATCTCGCGTGAGAAGGTAATCCCATTGTATGGCAGAGGCTCTGGAAACCAACAGGACCCCAG AGACAagcttccccctcgcccccctggtCAGAGAACAGAACCAGAGCCACAGAATGGGTACATGCCAGGCTTTGGTTTTGGCGGAGGAGGAGAATTCCAGTTCCACTTTGGGATCGGCGCTTTTCCTTTCGGTATTTTCACGACGTTCACCAACTGGGGCGGAGGTGCAGTTCCACCAG CTCCCGGAACCCAGCAGTACCAGGAGGAGCGGTTTCTCTCTCAAGTGTTGATGGCCATGGCTCTGCTCTTCCTATTCTGGCTTATCCTTGTCTAA
- the LOC113805168 gene encoding E3 ubiquitin-protein ligase RNF185 isoform X2, with product MATAGPGSDSRSESSNNASGGSDKGGEDSTDTSNFECNICLDTAKDAVISMCGHLFCWPCLHQWLETRPNNQTCPVCKAAISREKVIPLYGRGSGNQQDPRDKLPPRPPGQRTEPEPQNGYMPGFGFGGGGEFQFHFGIGAFPFGIFTTFTNWGGGAVPPEMERDLPQLVRYILLIMAFFFYWNLFFG from the exons ATGGCAACAGCTGGGCCTGGAAGTGACAGCCGAAGTGAGAGCAGCAACAATGCCTCAGGTGGATCAGACAAAGGTGGAGAAGATTCGACAGACACTTCCAATTTTGAGTGTAACATTTGCCTTGACACAGCAAAGGATGCCGTAATTTCCATGTGTGGCCATCTCTTCTG CTGGCCATGTTTACACCAGTGGCTTGAGACCAGGCCAAACAACCAAACATGTCCAGTTTGCAAGGCGGCAATCTCGCGTGAGAAGGTAATCCCATTGTATGGCAGAGGCTCTGGAAACCAACAGGACCCCAG AGACAagcttccccctcgcccccctggtCAGAGAACAGAACCAGAGCCACAGAATGGGTACATGCCAGGCTTTGGTTTTGGCGGAGGAGGAGAATTCCAGTTCCACTTTGGGATCGGCGCTTTTCCTTTCGGTATTTTCACGACGTTCACCAACTGGGGCGGAGGTGCAGTTCCACCAG AAATGGAGAGGGATTTGCCGCAGCTTGTACGATATATTTTGCTCATTATGGCCTTCTTCTTCTATTGGAATCTCTTCTTTGGCTGA
- the LOC113805169 gene encoding E3 ubiquitin-protein ligase RNF185-like isoform X1, with product MATAGPGSDSRSESSNNASGGSDRGGEDSTDNSNFECNICLDAAKDAVISMCGHLFCWPCLHQWLETRPNNQTCPVCNAAISREKVIPLYGRGSGNQQDPRDKLPPRPPGQRTEPEPQNGYMPGFGFGGGRGFQFHFGIGAFPFGIFTTFNNWGGGAVPPAPGTQQYQEERFLSQVLMAMALLASVHAYIHIYIYIQKHTYAYIHMYTYIHLHKHTHTHK from the exons ATGGCAACAGCTGGGCCTGGAAGTGACAGCCGAAGTGAGAGCAGCAACAATGCCTCAGGTGGATCAGACAGAGGTGGAGAAGATTCGACAGACAATTCCAATTTTGAGTGTAACATTTGCCTCGACGCAGCAAAGGATGCCGTCATTTCCATGTGTGGCCATCTCTTCTG CTGGCCATGTTTACACCAGTGGCTTGAGACCAGGCCAAACAACCAAACATGTCCAGTTTGCAATGCGGCAATCTCGCGTGAGAAGGTAATCCCATTGTATGGCAGAGGCTCTGGAAACCAACAGGACCCCAG AGACAagcttccccctcgcccccctggtCAGAGAACAGAACCAGAGCCACAGAATGGGTACATGCCAGGCTTTGGTTTTGGCGGAGGAAGAGGATTCCAGTTCCACTTTGGGATCGGCGCTTTTCCCTTCGGCATTTTCACGACGTTCAACAACTGGGGCGGAGGTGCAGTTCCACCAG CTCCCGGAACCCAGCAGTACCAGGAGGAGCGGTTTCTCTCTCAAGTGTTGATGGCCATGGCTCTGCTCGCAAgcgtgcacgcatatatacatatatacatctacatacagaaacacacatatgcatatatacatatgtatacatatatacatctacataaacacacacacactcataaataa
- the LOC113805169 gene encoding E3 ubiquitin-protein ligase RNF185-like isoform X2: MATAGPGSDSRSESSNNASGGSDRGGEDSTDNSNFECNICLDAAKDAVISMCGHLFCWPCLHQWLETRPNNQTCPVCNAAISREKVIPLYGRGSGNQQDPRDKLPPRPPGQRTEPEPQNGYMPGFGFGGGRGFQFHFGIGAFPFGIFTTFNNWGGGAVPPEMERDLPQLLRYILLIMAFFFYWNLFFG; this comes from the exons ATGGCAACAGCTGGGCCTGGAAGTGACAGCCGAAGTGAGAGCAGCAACAATGCCTCAGGTGGATCAGACAGAGGTGGAGAAGATTCGACAGACAATTCCAATTTTGAGTGTAACATTTGCCTCGACGCAGCAAAGGATGCCGTCATTTCCATGTGTGGCCATCTCTTCTG CTGGCCATGTTTACACCAGTGGCTTGAGACCAGGCCAAACAACCAAACATGTCCAGTTTGCAATGCGGCAATCTCGCGTGAGAAGGTAATCCCATTGTATGGCAGAGGCTCTGGAAACCAACAGGACCCCAG AGACAagcttccccctcgcccccctggtCAGAGAACAGAACCAGAGCCACAGAATGGGTACATGCCAGGCTTTGGTTTTGGCGGAGGAAGAGGATTCCAGTTCCACTTTGGGATCGGCGCTTTTCCCTTCGGCATTTTCACGACGTTCAACAACTGGGGCGGAGGTGCAGTTCCACCAG AAATGGAGAGGGATTTGCCGCAGCTTCTACGATATATTTTGCTCATTATGGCCTTCTTCTTCTATTGGAATCTCTTCTTTGGCTGA
- the LOC113805167 gene encoding prenylated Rab acceptor protein 1 isoform X3 translates to MCLLFLKFVGLGFNLGLLMQLPVQLQLASPAAREWITRRRENVRPWLVFVNTQKFKVPPNVQRWTKRMIKNVDYFQSNYMFVFIILILYCLITSPMLLFAVAASLGACYILSLKNAEKKIVIGGHEIPLAHQYGAIGILSLPVFYLAGAGAVLFWVLGASFFIIAIHASLYNIESILGSEDEPFELQMEQV, encoded by the exons ATGTGTCTCTTATTTCTCAAATTTGTTGGCTTGGGATTCAACCTTGG GCTCCTGATGCAGCTGCCCGTCCAACTCCAGCTGGCCTCTCCAGCTGCCAGGGAGTGGATCACTCGCCGGAGGGAGAATGTCCGACCATGGCTGGTCTTCGTCAACACACAGAAGTTCAAG GTTCCACCTAATGTGCAGAGATGGACCAAGAGAATGATCAAGAATGTAGACTACTTCCAATCgaattatatgtttgtttttatcatcctcatcctctactGTCT aaTTACGTCCCCGATGCTCCTGTTTGCTGTAGCTGCATCCCTCGGTGCCTGTTACATCCTGTCGCTGAAGAACGCAGAGAAGAAGATTGTCATAGGAGGTCATGAAATACCACTCGCTCACCAGTATGGAGCTATTGGCATTCTCTCTTTGCCTGTGTTCTATTTAGCAGGCGCTGGGGCTGTCTTATTCTGGGTCCTAG GTGCAAGCTTCTTCATCATTGCCATCCATGCTTCCTTATACAACATCGAGAGTATCCTTGGGTCAGAAGATGAACCTTTTGAGCTGCAGATGGAACAG GTCTAA
- the LOC113805167 gene encoding prenylated Rab acceptor protein 1 isoform X1, which translates to MSVSSGDVEIDISGDIDVPAQVKESNKSSGMSEQSELVVADPFDMDGDSTYQESGALKKLLMQLPVQLQLASPAAREWITRRRENVRPWLVFVNTQKFKVPPNVQRWTKRMIKNVDYFQSNYMFVFIILILYCLITSPMLLFAVAASLGACYILSLKNAEKKIVIGGHEIPLAHQYGAIGILSLPVFYLAGAGAVLFWVLGASFFIIAIHASLYNIESILGSEDEPFELQMEQV; encoded by the exons ATGTCGGTCTCTTCAGGTGACGTGGAAATAGACATTTCAGGAGATATTGACGTTCCTGCTCAAGTGAAGGAGTCGAATAAGTCGAG TGGGATGAGCGAACAGTCGGAGTTGGTTGTGGCCGACCCGTTTGACATGGATGGTGACAGTACCTACCAGGAGTCAGGTGCTCTCAAGAA GCTCCTGATGCAGCTGCCCGTCCAACTCCAGCTGGCCTCTCCAGCTGCCAGGGAGTGGATCACTCGCCGGAGGGAGAATGTCCGACCATGGCTGGTCTTCGTCAACACACAGAAGTTCAAG GTTCCACCTAATGTGCAGAGATGGACCAAGAGAATGATCAAGAATGTAGACTACTTCCAATCgaattatatgtttgtttttatcatcctcatcctctactGTCT aaTTACGTCCCCGATGCTCCTGTTTGCTGTAGCTGCATCCCTCGGTGCCTGTTACATCCTGTCGCTGAAGAACGCAGAGAAGAAGATTGTCATAGGAGGTCATGAAATACCACTCGCTCACCAGTATGGAGCTATTGGCATTCTCTCTTTGCCTGTGTTCTATTTAGCAGGCGCTGGGGCTGTCTTATTCTGGGTCCTAG GTGCAAGCTTCTTCATCATTGCCATCCATGCTTCCTTATACAACATCGAGAGTATCCTTGGGTCAGAAGATGAACCTTTTGAGCTGCAGATGGAACAG GTCTAA
- the LOC113805167 gene encoding prenylated Rab acceptor protein 1 isoform X2 — MSVSSGDVEIDISGDIDVPAQVKESNKSRLLMQLPVQLQLASPAAREWITRRRENVRPWLVFVNTQKFKVPPNVQRWTKRMIKNVDYFQSNYMFVFIILILYCLITSPMLLFAVAASLGACYILSLKNAEKKIVIGGHEIPLAHQYGAIGILSLPVFYLAGAGAVLFWVLGASFFIIAIHASLYNIESILGSEDEPFELQMEQV; from the exons ATGTCGGTCTCTTCAGGTGACGTGGAAATAGACATTTCAGGAGATATTGACGTTCCTGCTCAAGTGAAGGAGTCGAATAAGTCGAG GCTCCTGATGCAGCTGCCCGTCCAACTCCAGCTGGCCTCTCCAGCTGCCAGGGAGTGGATCACTCGCCGGAGGGAGAATGTCCGACCATGGCTGGTCTTCGTCAACACACAGAAGTTCAAG GTTCCACCTAATGTGCAGAGATGGACCAAGAGAATGATCAAGAATGTAGACTACTTCCAATCgaattatatgtttgtttttatcatcctcatcctctactGTCT aaTTACGTCCCCGATGCTCCTGTTTGCTGTAGCTGCATCCCTCGGTGCCTGTTACATCCTGTCGCTGAAGAACGCAGAGAAGAAGATTGTCATAGGAGGTCATGAAATACCACTCGCTCACCAGTATGGAGCTATTGGCATTCTCTCTTTGCCTGTGTTCTATTTAGCAGGCGCTGGGGCTGTCTTATTCTGGGTCCTAG GTGCAAGCTTCTTCATCATTGCCATCCATGCTTCCTTATACAACATCGAGAGTATCCTTGGGTCAGAAGATGAACCTTTTGAGCTGCAGATGGAACAG GTCTAA